Within Acidimicrobiales bacterium, the genomic segment ACCGTCGGCGTATAGCCGAACACGGTGTTCAGCTGAAGCCTCGCTCCCGTGACCACGTCCACGACCAGTAGTAGCCAGAGACCGCCGAGTGCCAACATCGCCGGTCCGGTGACCCGCCGCCTCCCAGCCAGGTGACATGCCGCGGCCCACGCTGCGGCGAACACGACAAGGAAGACCCAGTACGCAGATGCGCCCACGGCGGCGAAATGCACGAGACCAGCAACGTACGTCGCGGCCAAGAATCCGGGCACGCCCAACGCCGCGACGCTCGCCGCCCTTCTGCCGCGATCGGACCCACGAGCCAACACGAGCAGGGCCAAAACCCACAACATCGCGTTGCCGAAGACGACGGCGCGTGCGGCGACCCCGACCTGCGCATCTCTGAAGAGCGCCGCCTCGTTCCACCTCACCAGGAGGTCCACTCGCTCTCGGGGCGTCATGTCCGTCGAAGTCACCTCGACGGCTGTGCCCTCCATGGTCACCGGAGGCGATATCCCGAGTAGCTCCAGGATCGCGGGCGCCACGTCCGTTATCTGCAAGAACCCGCTCCTGCGAGTGGTGCCGGACGTGAGCAGGCCCGGCTCCAGTCCGGGTGCACGGATACCGAAGACCGTGAGGTGCACCGTCCCTGTGGAGTGGTACGGTGCCACGACCACCACGGCGTCTCTTCGAGCGTCCACCTTCTGCAACAGTTGCTCGACGAGGTGGTCCGTTCGCTCGAACGCCTGGGCCTCCAGCCGTGCACGCTGCGGGGGAAGGGCGAGATTCTTGAATTCGTCGAGCCTTGCCAGGTCTGAGGCCTCCACGAGGACGACCTTCCGCTCGTCCTCCTCGCCACCGTCCCATACTTCTGCGAAGGCATCGACGACTTCGCCGACGTCGAGCCGGGTTGCGAACGGCGCGGCCGGGTCGTGGCGCAGCAACCCGTCGAGTCGTCCGGCGTCGACGATGCCGCGGTCGTCGACGAGCGCAAGTGTGGCCGACCTGTCCCATTCGACCGTGAAGGCGTCCTCGTCGTGGTCTGCGTTTGCGATTACGGCCCGCCGGACACCGTGTCTTCTCAGAACCTTCCCCAGGGCACCCACCTCGGCGTCGAAGTGGAGTTCCTCGTTGGCGGCGATGAGGGAAACGATCCCCATGTTGAACAGTTCGCCGGGTCGCGGCTCGACGCCCGTCCGACGAGCGAACTCCTCCGAAGCGGGCTGACCTTCGAACACGTCACCCACCTCGAAAGCCAACGCGCCCGACGCGCTCCCGGCCGCGCGCGTCCCGGCGCCGATGGTCACATACCCGTCCACCGCCGACGTCTTTCGCGACACCGCCCGCACGGACAGGGCGGCCACTGCAGACCGGTCGAGGAGCCCTCTCAACGCAGGGATGTCGTAGCGCTGCACGTCGGCCCACTCCATGGTGGGAACCGAGATCATCAGGACCCGCCTGACAGGGCCCTTCACCGTTCCCTCAGCGGACCCCGTCTTGCCCCCTACGTCCGTGCCCCTCGCCGGAGGGGTTACCGCCACCGTCGACACGCCGAGAGCGACCATGCCGGCGAGGGCGAAGCGAAACGCGCGTCGCAGCGAGACCCTTTCACCTCGCCTAGTCGGTCGGAGGAGCCTTCGCGGGCGCCTACGGTTCATTTGACCCGGGATGCAAGGTGCCTCGGACCAATCGAAGTCCGGAATCCGAACGTCACGAGCAACGAAGCGTAAACCGCCACGAAGACGATCCCGGACACCGCCAGTGCTGCCGTCACCGGAATGCGGCCGGTCGGATCCAGCAGATCGAAGAGCCACCGCGACACGCCGGACGCGGCCACCGCCGCGGCAAGAGACGACAACAAGGTTCGTGCCCTGACAGGTGTGGTGCCGTGCGCTCGACGAAACCGTGCGGCTAGTGCCACCCCAGCCACCAGGTAGGCTGCGCCGTGCGCCATGCCTATGGCGAACACTCTCTCGTGAGACGATCCCAGTGCACCTGTCACCGCCATGACGACGACCGCGACCATCGATCCGCAGGCGGCGCGGATCGCCGGGGTGCGGGAGTCTCCCAGCACGTAGGACGCCCTGGCGAGCAACAGAAACCCGCTGTAGGGCAACAGGCCCGCGAGCATCGACGCGACTCCGGCAGCCAGCAGCCGGACCGACGCGTCGTCATCCACGGATCCGAATCCCAGCACGCCCATCGCGGGCTCGGCGAATACCAGGGCGACCGCGCTCGTGCCCACCGATATGGCGGTCGTCGCCTCCAGTGCCCACCGGAGGACCCTCGCATACTCCTCACGGTCGCCTCCTCTCCAAGCGTCGACGAGCTCGTTCAAGGCGGCCGTCGAGACCGGCTGGGTGAGGATCCCGTAGGGCGCCTGGAGAAACACCCACCCGACCTGCAGAGCTACGACGCCGCCCTCCACCGCTCCCGCGAACACGACTGCGGCCAGCATCGCCACGGCCGCAGCCGCGTGCTGAAGGGTCGCCCAGCCGGAGAGCCGCATGAGGTCCAAGACCTTCCGGTCCGGTCGGAGTAGCGGAGCAACCGATATGCCCTCCATCCGGGCGACGACCACCGGTGTCGCGACGAACGCCGCGACACCCAACGTGCCGGCGGCTCCCAGAAGCAATTTCTCGGCGAGGGAGAGTTGCAAGCCCGGGTGCGGGCCGGCCATCCATCGGAACACCAGCAGCAACACCACCACGACCACCGTGTTGCCTATAGGGGCCGCCGCGGGAGCGACATACCTCCGCTTTGCGTGCAGCACCGCGGTCGCGACCGCGCCGGTCGCGTACAGCAGCACCTGCGGGAGGAACATGACCAGAAGAGTCTCGGTGAGCTCCCTTCGCTCTGCGGCGTCGGCGACGTCACCGACAGCCGACGTGAGCATCGCAGCCACATGAGGAGAGGCGACAATGCCGAGCAACACCACCGGCGTGAGCGCGAGCATCGCCGCACCCGTCACTCCCCTCGCCAGCCTCTCGAGTTGTCTTCCCGACGGATCGTCGACCAGCGCGTTCTGGAACGTCGGTACGAGGACCGCCGACAGGGCTCCGGCTGCCAATAGCTCGTACATGAGGGTCGAGAAGGTGTTGGTCGACTGGAAAGTGTCACCCAGATGCGTGGTCCCCAACACTGCGGCGACGACGAGGACCCGAGCCGCCCCGAATGCACGGGACACGGCCGCGGCCAGGCCCATGCCGGCCGCGCCTTTCACCGCAGAGATCTCGGGCTTCAGCGCTCGACCCACGGCGGGATCGTTCGGTCTGCCCCCTCCCCTGTCCCATAGTGGCCGGAACCACCAGCGGCGAGCTCTGCCAACGCCAACACCGTGGCAGCGCGACCCTCCTCGGTCTCGACTCCATCCACGGTGGAGAAGAGCTTCCTGTCGCCCGCGCGCCGCCGCACCGCCTCCAGCAGAGACCCGGCGGGTTCGTCCTCACCACTCCCCGGCCCGATTTCCACCAACGCCGTCGGAACACCGGCTCCGGACGTGGCCAGGGCCGTCTCCACGGACGCCTCCCCTGCCCGTGGGAGATCGGACTCGATCCCAGTAACGACGAGCACCAGTGACGTCCCGGCCCGCGTCACCTCGACATCCCTCCGACCACCGTCCTCATCGGCCGACGTCGTCTGCTGCGGCGAGGCCCCCGTAGTCGTGGTGGTCGTCGCCTGCAACGGCTCTCCGACTGCAACGACCCGGAGGAACCCCTCCTCTCGCAGACGGTCTGCGAGGTCGGAGAGTCGGACCTCCACCGCCGACGTGGTGGTGGACTCCGACCCGGGGACCGTGCTTCCCCCGACGGTCGTGATGGAAGACGCACCACCCGACCCAGAGCCGGGTCCTCCCGGCGACCCCACCGTCGTGGAAGTCTGCGTGGTCGACGTTTCCACCGACGATCCCTCCCCGCCTCCCAGCAATCCGGTGCCTCCTGCCGCCCGCACGAGCGCGTCGAGCGCCGACAGCCGGGGGTCCGCCTCCCCGACCACACCCTCCCCTGCCACCGACTCCACGAGGTCCTCGAGGATCCGGGCATCCTGCGGCCGCTCCAGTTCCCAACGCGACAACATCCAACCGACCAGAGGCACCCTGGCCCCGGCCTTCTGCACCTCCGCCACCACCTGCTCCACTCGTCCGACGTCCAGCCCGTCTTCGGCAAGCACGACCACGACTTGTCCATCCAGACGGCCGGCCGTCGCGTGCTCCGAGAGACCCTCGATAGTGTCCTCGAGGGTACGAACGCGCCTGTTCAGACGATCGACCGTCTCGACGCGCTCGTCGAGATTGCGCTCCACTGCTTCGATGCGATTCCGCAAACCGGCCGCGAGGTCGTCGGAGAGACCGGTCCCCACGACGATCCCGACCCCCAGCGCCAGGAAGAAGGCCACGACAGACGCGACGTAGAAGCGGTAGCTGATCATTCCGAGAAACCCTCAGATCCGATCTGTGAGCGAATACCACGCATCTCGCAAAGACAACCACACGCCCTCGAGGAAAGTCCGCATCGACTCGGAGGCGGCCATGATCGACAGCACCACCACCAACGCGGCGACGATCATGACGACCAGGTCGCGGCGGCGGACGCGCCCCTCGTAGAGGCGAGAGACTCCTTTGGCATCGACGAGATCCGGGCCGAGGCGTAGACGGGTGAGGAACGTGGAGGCCATGCCCGCTCTACCCTTGTCAAGGAACTCGACCATCGTCGCATGGGTCCCCACCGCGACGATCAGTTTCGCCCGACACTCGTGGGCGAGGAGCAGGGCCGCATCCTCGCTCGTCCCCTCCACCACGAACTCGTGGTAGTCGACTCCAGGCCGGAGACCTCTGGCCTGCAGGTTCTCACGTCCCGGCGCCCTTCCGTCGGGATGTACGTGGTGCACCAGCTCGGCGCCGCACGCGAACGCGTCCTCCGAGAGCGAGTCGAAGTCTCCGATGATGACGTCCGGGCGCAGGCGCATCTCCAGCAGGGCGTCCGCCCCGCCGTCCACGGCGATGAGAACGGGTCGGTACTCGGCGATGTAGGGCTTCAGCGCGCGCAAGTCGTGCCGGTAGTCGTGACCGCGGACGACGACGAGGCAGTGACGGCCGCGAATCTGGGTCTCGAGAGGCGGGAGCGCGAGAGGGCGGAAGAAGCTCTTCGCCTCCTTCTCGATGTACTCGAGGGTGTTCACGGCGAAGCGCTCCAGCTCGTCGCCGATCGCGTCCCTGGCCCGGTCCATCATCTGCAGGATCTCGTCCCTGGTCAGGACGGTCCCACGGGCGATCAGTCTCCCCTCCTTGAAGACCCGCCCACCGTCGACGAGTATCTCGTCTCCGTCTTGCACCAGATCGAAAAGCGGCTCGTCGGGGAAGTCGACGAGAGGCACGCCCGCTTCCACCACCACCAGCGGACCCCTGTTCGGATACCGACCGGAGATCGACGGTGAGGCGTTGAGCACGGCGGCCACTCCCGCGTCGACGAGCGACTCGGCCGCCACCCGGTCCAGGTCCTTGTGGTCGATCACGGCGATCTCGCCTGGACGAATGCGCTTCACCAGGTCTTTGGTACGCCTCCCCAACCTGGCCGTGCCCCTGATGCCGGCCTTCGAGGAGACTTCACTTTCGGTGGAGGAGCGAGCCACGGCGGTCCGAGTCTATCGGTCGACCGCCCCCTGGGTCGGTGTCCACCCCGTTCCTCGGTGTCCACCCCGTTCCTCGGTGTCCACCCCTGTCCTTGGTGTCCGCGCTGTTCGTCGGTTTCCGCCCACTGGGTCCATGGCCGCCCACAGGCCGCTCGCCCGTCAGGGGAGCCGACCCAGAGCGTCCAACGCTCTGAGCGGCCGCACTCTCTCGATGAACCTGCTCAGAGACCAAACTTCGCCCGCTACGTTGAGGGCCACGAGTGCGACGGCGGCGACCAACTCCACCGGGGTGCCCTGCGTGGCGACAAGTCCCACTCCCAGACACGCCCCGATGACGTTCGAGCCCGCGTCGCCCAACATGAACCGCTCCCGAAGGTCGGGCACGACAAGACCCGCGGCCGCTCCGGCGACGACGGCCGGACCCACCAGTGCAGGTGAAGCCTTCGTAACCGCCCCGAGGACAACCGCCATCAGAACAGACACCTTCCCGACCCGGCCGGGAGCTCGATCCAACAGATTGGCCGTGTTGGCCGCAGATGCCACCACCACGGTCCCCAACGCCAGAGACCAGAACCCCCGCGACAGTCCGGACACGGCGATCGCCGCAGAGCACAGGCCCACCAGGATCTTCAGGAGACCCGACGTCACCTCACCGACGAAGAGCGCTCCGACGTGACCGCGCCACCCGCTGCGTGACCCGTCTCCGACGACGTCGTCGAAGAAACCCACGAGTCCGAATCCCACAGCGCATACGACCGTTGCGAACACCGAGCGGGAGACCTCCTCAGGCACCTCCAGGGAAGACGACACGGCAGCCTCCAACGCTCCGCAGAGGAGAGTGACGAACGGAATCAGCACTCCCACACCCACGGGCACAGAGCGACCCCTGTAGTTCGACCTCTGCAGGCGCGGATGGGCGAAGAGGTCTGCCGACAACGACCACAGCAGGAGTGCAGCTCCTGCCGCCATGAGAAAGGCCCCTGTAGACAGCATGTCAGCGGTCGGCCAGCCCGAACTTACGCTTGAGAATCTCGTGGAACCGCCTAGGCGCGAACGTAACCAGTCTCGCGGTGAACGGGGACCGCGTGCAGACGACGGTGTCCCCCTCCCCGAGTTCGTAGCGGACCCTGCCGTCCACCGCCAGGGCAGCAGGCCTGTCGCCGGCCACCCCGATCTCGAGTTCACTCGTGGGCTCGAGGATCATGGACCTGTCGAACAGCATGTGTGGGGAAACGGGGGTGAGGAGTATGCAGGCATGGGTCGGCGCGATTATCGGACCCCTCGCCGAGAACGAATACGCGGTCGACCCGGTGGGGGTCGCGACTATGAGAGCGTCTGCTACGTAGGTGGTGAACGCGCATCCGTCGATGCGAACGGAGAGGCTCACCGTGTGGCCCTGTGGAGTTCGTTCGAGAACCGCCTCGTTCAGTGCATGGGTCACGGCCGTCTTCTCACCCTGGGTTATCGCCACCTGGAGCATCATCCGCTCCTCGAGAAGATGTTCCCCTGCGAAGAAGCGATTCAGAGCGTCGCGTACGCCGGACGGTTCGACCTCTGTGAGATATCCGAGCCTGCCCATGTTCACCCCGATGACCGGGACCCCTCGAGAAGCCACGAGATCGACCGCTCGCAGCATGCACCCGTCGCCGCCGAAGGAGACGGCAACCTCGGCTTCTCGCGCGAGCTCCTCCTCCGACATCGCGAGTTCCGGTGAACCCAGCAGTTCGGCATCAGCCGGAGTCAGAACGACCGTGTGTCCGCAGTCCCGTAGCCATCGGGAGGTTTCGCGGGCGAGCTCCACGGCTCCATCTCGACCCCCGTGCAGGACGAAAACCACCTTGGCCACCGAGTCACTCCTCTGCAGCCCGTAACAGCGCCGTTCGTACCAGGCGACCGAGTCGACCAGGGTCTCCGACCCCCACGTGCGGCCGCCAATGACAAAGGAACTCGACGTTTCCGGAACGCCCCTTGACCGGCGAAGGAACCAGGCCCGTCACGCTCCCCCCTTTCGCTTCTAGAGCGCCGCCGACCCTGAGCAGGACCCTCTCCCAGAGTGCAGGATCCCGTATCACGCCCTTGCCTCTCGAGGCATCACGTGGACCCACTTCGAACTGGGGCTTGACGAGTATCACCACCGAGGACTCTCTCTCCGTGATTCTGAGCACCGGCTCGGCCGCTGCGAGACACGTTATGAAGGAAAGGTCGACGGCTGCGAACCCAACCGGACCACCCGACAGCTCCCTGTCCACCAGGCGCACGTCGGTCTTCTCGAAAAGTCGCACCCGTGGATCGAGTCGCAGGCGGGAGTGAAACGTCCCGTGTCCCACGTCGACCGCGACCACTTCCGCGGCGCCGGCCCGGAGCATGCAGTCCGTGAACCCACCCGTTCCCGCCCCCAGGTCCGCGCATCTGAGACCCGTCAAGTCGATGCAGAACGACTCGAGGGCGGCTGCCAGCTTCGCCCCCGCACGGCTCACATAGTCTTCTTCTCCGACGATGGCGATCGGATCACCGGGGTCCACCAATCGCGCAGGCTTGTCGACGGGCGCTCCACGCGCCAGCACCCTCCCCTCTCCGATGAGCCGGCGAGCCGCCTCCCGACTCGAGGCCAGCCCCCTCCGCACCATCTCGACGTCGAGACGACGCCTCCTCGTCCCCCCGCTCAGCTTCTCGTACCCCCGGCCGGTCGCGTTCGCCGCGCACGGCTCGTTCCGGTGCCCTTTGAGGTCGATTTCGTCGCGGTCCTCCGGCTCTTTGCTCGCTCGGACGGACTTTCCGACAGGACGCGCCGGACCGGCTCGGATCGACGGGCCACGCGGCAACGCTACTTCCGATGCGACAAGGCCGACAATCAGGCCCGCGAACGACCTGTCCGGCTGTCCGGGAACGAAGAGCGCTCAGCGACGTGTCAGTCCAGCCTCGCGCAACCACCTCGCGGCGACGCGGTTTGGATGAGATCCCCTCGACTCCACTTCGGCCAGCATCCCTCTCACGTCGTCCTCGTCTAGCTCTCTTGCCAGGCGAGCCAGCACGGCTGCGACCCGGGGGTCGCTCTGGATCACGTCCTCTCTCACGGCCACGGCGAGCCTGTGGGGGGTGAAGAGCCCGACGTCGTCGACGAGCAGCCTGAGGTCGGGACTGCCCGATCGGGCGTCGAGTCTCCTCACCAGGCCGAACGCACACTCGCCGGAAGAAGTCGCGGCGTAGATCGGGTCGGCGTCGTAGACCCTCAATGTGCTCTCGGGTATGGCCACCGAGAGGAGCTCCTCGAACTCCGCCCGACCGTCCTCCCGGAAGCCGACGAACTCCCCGGTGACGCAGACGGGCCCCGCCTCCCCCCTCATGCGCCTCAAACGCCCCGCCATGTCCGTCAGAGTCCGCACGTCGGCGAGGTCCGGCGCGCGTGCCGATACCGCGAATCCCTGCGTGTCGAACAGGTCGGTTGGCCCTATCCAGACCACACCGTTCTCACGACGATCCCTCTCCGCCAACTCGGCATGAAGGGAGTCCAAGTCTTCTGGGAGTCGGCCCTCTCGCAAGAATGCGATCCAGGCCAACGCCTCGCTCTCCCAATACAAGTCGATCTCCCCCGACAAGAGCATCTCACGGACGAGCCCGTCAGGTCCCGCCTGCAGCAGGCGCCGGACGTCTGCACCGGCCGCCTGGAGCATGAGGGCAGACATTTCACCCAGAAGCATGTCGACCGTCGTCACGCCGCTTCCGACGAATACGCGTACGTCTCGCAGCCCGACGCGACTATCGACCGGCGTGGGTGCGGGCGCGATCACCGACGGCGATCCCGGTGAATCACCAGATCCCGTCTCACCTCCGAGAGGTTCCGGACGAGGCGCACAGGCGGCGATCGAGGCTGCGCCCAGCCAGACGATCAGCCACACGTGCCGGGACCCCGCCCCAGACGTCGACACTCGAATATCGTTGCACGTCGCCAGGGTGATGTGTGCGTCGCAGAAGGGCCCTGCGTTCTGCAAGGATTGCGGCCATGAGCTCTTCCTCTCCTGCCCGGTGTTCCACATGACCAGGCTTCATCCGTTCAAGGGACTCCGTTATCCGCGGAGCACGGATCCCACACTCGTCACCGCCCCGCCCTATGACGTCCTCGACGACGAGGAGGCCCGCCGGTTCGCCACGGCTCACCCCAACAACATCGTCCGTGTGGATCTGCCGTCGGCGATCCACCGCGAAGCCGATCCCTACAGAGTCGCGGCCGGCCTGTTGGCCGAATGGGTGGAGAGCGGCAGCCTCGTCCGAGACGCCGACCCGACCCTGACGGTGCACGAGATGCGCTATTCGGACCCTTCTGGTCGGCATCGGAGAACGATCGGCGTGATAGGAGCAGTCGAGATCCAGCCCGAGGACGGTCTGGCGCCGCTACCGCATGAACACACCACACCCAAGGCAGCCGGCGACCGCCTTCGGCTCCTTCGAGCCACCGCCTCGAACCTCTCGGCCATCTGGCTGCTGTCCACGGCCTCTGGGCTGGCCGACCTCCTCGAGGCGGCCACCGCCGCGGCCGACCCTTGGTGGGAGTGGGAGGACCAGATGGGCGTACATCACCGGGTCCACGTCTTGGAGGAGAATTCGATCCACGAGAAGGTGTCCTCCTTGGTGGCCGGCGCGCCGGTGCTCATAGCAGACGGTCACCACAGGTTCGAGACGGCCCGCATCTACAGGGACGCCCGCCGGACCGAGTCGGGTCCCGGCCCGTGGGATCTGGTCATGGCTTACGTCGTGGAACTGGCCGAGGAAGAGCTCTCCGTCGGGCCGATCCACCGACTGGTCTGGGCGCAGCCAACCGTCGGCGGTCTCGATGCCCTGGTCTCACGGCTGCGCGAGTACTACGCGGTGGAGGAGCGGTCCGACCGATCGACGCCGCGGCCGCCCGCACTGGTCACCCACGACCGGCATTTCCTCTTGACCCCGCTGGAGCGAGGAGACCTCGATCTCGATCTCGACACGCGCCGTTTCGAACTCGCCGCGTCTCCTCTCGGACTGCGCGTGGAGTTCGAACCCTCCGCAGAGCGAGCCACGTCGCTGGCTCACACCCGGAAGTGCGACGCAGCCTTCCTCTGCAGACCCCCGGAGGTGTCGGTGATAAGGAGCGTGGCGGAAGGCGCGGGCCTGATGCCCGCGAAGTCCACGTTCTTCTGGCCAAAGCCCCCGACGGGCATCGTCATCAGGCCGCTGGACTAGCAGCCTCTCAGCCAGCCACCTCCCAGGTGGCCCCGGAAGTCAAGAGCTTCCGCAACTCACCGGGACCTCGCCTCTCCACCGCCTCCGCGATCTGGGCACTGACGGCCTCCCCATATTCAGGGTCCTGCACGGCACGAAACACCCCTATCGGGGTCGGCTCAGTCGGTCCCGAGCTGAGTCTCGAGAGGGCGAATGCGACCGACAACTCGGCCGTCTCGTCGTGCACGTGGATCGCGTCCTCCCCGACTTCTGCGACGGACACGACTCTCGCCGTTCCGTCCTTGTCGATCACGACGCCCTTGTCTCCGTTCGCTCCGAACTTCACGGGCTCGCCATGCCGCAGCGGGATCAACATGTCGTCACGACGATCCTTGGCCGTGAGA encodes:
- a CDS encoding glycine/betaine ABC transporter substrate-binding protein, whose protein sequence is MIAPAPTPVDSRVGLRDVRVFVGSGVTTVDMLLGEMSALMLQAAGADVRRLLQAGPDGLVREMLLSGEIDLYWESEALAWIAFLREGRLPEDLDSLHAELAERDRRENGVVWIGPTDLFDTQGFAVSARAPDLADVRTLTDMAGRLRRMRGEAGPVCVTGEFVGFREDGRAEFEELLSVAIPESTLRVYDADPIYAATSSGECAFGLVRRLDARSGSPDLRLLVDDVGLFTPHRLAVAVREDVIQSDPRVAAVLARLARELDEDDVRGMLAEVESRGSHPNRVAARWLREAGLTRR
- the nadK gene encoding NAD kinase; translated protein: MAKVVFVLHGGRDGAVELARETSRWLRDCGHTVVLTPADAELLGSPELAMSEEELAREAEVAVSFGGDGCMLRAVDLVASRGVPVIGVNMGRLGYLTEVEPSGVRDALNRFFAGEHLLEERMMLQVAITQGEKTAVTHALNEAVLERTPQGHTVSLSVRIDGCAFTTYVADALIVATPTGSTAYSFSARGPIIAPTHACILLTPVSPHMLFDRSMILEPTSELEIGVAGDRPAALAVDGRVRYELGEGDTVVCTRSPFTARLVTFAPRRFHEILKRKFGLADR
- a CDS encoding TlyA family rRNA (cytidine-2'-O)-methyltransferase — its product is MPRGPSIRAGPARPVGKSVRASKEPEDRDEIDLKGHRNEPCAANATGRGYEKLSGGTRRRRLDVEMVRRGLASSREAARRLIGEGRVLARGAPVDKPARLVDPGDPIAIVGEEDYVSRAGAKLAAALESFCIDLTGLRCADLGAGTGGFTDCMLRAGAAEVVAVDVGHGTFHSRLRLDPRVRLFEKTDVRLVDRELSGGPVGFAAVDLSFITCLAAAEPVLRITERESSVVILVKPQFEVGPRDASRGKGVIRDPALWERVLLRVGGALEAKGGSVTGLVPSPVKGRSGNVEFLCHWRPHVGVGDPGRLGRLVRTALLRAAEE
- a CDS encoding thiamin pyrophosphokinase, with protein sequence MARSSTESEVSSKAGIRGTARLGRRTKDLVKRIRPGEIAVIDHKDLDRVAAESLVDAGVAAVLNASPSISGRYPNRGPLVVVEAGVPLVDFPDEPLFDLVQDGDEILVDGGRVFKEGRLIARGTVLTRDEILQMMDRARDAIGDELERFAVNTLEYIEKEAKSFFRPLALPPLETQIRGRHCLVVVRGHDYRHDLRALKPYIAEYRPVLIAVDGGADALLEMRLRPDVIIGDFDSLSEDAFACGAELVHHVHPDGRAPGRENLQARGLRPGVDYHEFVVEGTSEDAALLLAHECRAKLIVAVGTHATMVEFLDKGRAGMASTFLTRLRLGPDLVDAKGVSRLYEGRVRRRDLVVMIVAALVVVLSIMAASESMRTFLEGVWLSLRDAWYSLTDRI